CCGCGCGGGTGGAAAAGGCTCCCTGGGCGAAGTGCGAGCGGTGCTGGAACCATACCCCGGAGGTCGGCTCGATCGCCGCCTCCCCGCAGCTGTGCGGGCGGTGCGCCGCGACGGCCGGGGGGTAAGTGTCCCTGTTCCGGAAATTTCGCGGCCCCGTGCTGGCCGCGCTCGCGATCGCGGTCGCGGACCAGGCGTCGAAGGCCTGGATCGTGTCCCATTTCGAGCTCTACGACGCCCGGGCGATATCGGTCCGCTTCTTCCACATCGTCCACGTGCGGAACACCGGGGTGGCCTTCGGACTGCTCTCCAACCTGGACCCCCGCTGGGTGCACCCCCTGCTGCTGGCGGCCACCCTCTTCGCCGTGGCGGGGGTGCTCGCCTACATCCACGTTCTTCCCCATCACGGCCCCGCGCCCTGCGGCCTCGGGCTGATCCTGGGGGGAGCGGTCGGAAACCTGATCGACCGCGCACGCTTCGGGTACGTGGTCGACTTCCTCGACGTCCACTGGTACCACCACCACTGGCCCGCCTTCAACGTGGCCGACATCGGGATCACCGCCGGAGTCATCCTCCTTCTCCTGGACATGTTGTTCTGGTCGAAAGAGG
Above is a genomic segment from Deltaproteobacteria bacterium GWC2_65_14 containing:
- a CDS encoding signal peptidase II; the protein is MFRKFRGPVLAALAIAVADQASKAWIVSHFELYDARAISVRFFHIVHVRNTGVAFGLLSNLDPRWVHPLLLAATLFAVAGVLAYIHVLPHHGPAPCGLGLILGGAVGNLIDRARFGYVVDFLDVHWYHHHWPAFNVADIGITAGVILLLLDMLFWSKEEEGASRPS